A region from the Oncorhynchus keta strain PuntledgeMale-10-30-2019 chromosome 5, Oket_V2, whole genome shotgun sequence genome encodes:
- the LOC118384506 gene encoding F-box/LRR-repeat protein 20, translating to MGKEVNGVSRSRFEMFSNSDEAVINKKLPKELLLRIFSFLDVVTLCRCAQVSRSWNVLALDGSNWQRIDLFDFQRDIEGRVVENISKRCGGFLRKLSLRGCLGVGDSALRTFSQNCRNIELLSLNGCTKITDSTCNSLSKFCPKLKHLDLASCTSITNLSLKALSEGCPLLEQLNISWCDQVTKDGIQALVRCCPGLKGLFLKGCTQLEDEALKHIGAHCPELVTLNLQTCSQITDEGLITICRGCHHLQSLCVSGCANITDAILHALGLNCPRLRILEVARCSQLTDVGFTTLARNCHELEKMDLEECVQITDGTLIQLSIHCPRLQVLSLSHCELITDDGIRHLGSGPCAHDRLEVIELDNCPLITDASLEHLKTCHSLDRIELYDCQQITRAGIKRLRTHLPNIKVHAYFAPVTPPPSVGGSRQRFCRCCILL from the exons ATGTTCTCAAACAGCGACGAGGCCGTCATCAATAAGAAGCTGCCCAAGGAGCTGTTGCTACG AATCTTCTCCTTTCTGGATGTGGTGACACTCTGTCGCTGTGCCCAGGTCTCACGG tcgtGGAATGTGCTCGCCCTGGACGGCAGTAATTGGCAGAGGATTGACCTTTTCGACTTTCAGAGAGATATTGAG gGGCGAGTGGTGGAGAACATCTCGAAACGATGTGGGGGATTCCTGAGGAAGTTGAGTCTGCGGGGCTGTCTGGGGGTGGGGGACAGCGCTCTGAG aacctTCTCCCAGAACTGCAGGAATATCGAGCTGCTTAGTTTGAATGGCTGCACCAAGATTACTGACAG CACATGTAATAGCCTAAGTAAGTTCTGTCCCAAGCTCAAGCACTTGGACCTCGCCTCCTGTACCTCAATCACCAACCTGTCACTCAAAGCACTCAG CGAGGGCTGTCCTCTGTTAGAGCAGCTTAACATCTCGTGGTGTGACCAGGTGACTAAGGATGGCATCCAGGCCTTGGTACGATGCTGTCCCGGACTCAAAGGCCTTTTCCTCAAGGGCTGCACACAG TTGGAGGATGAAGCACTGAAGCACATTGGTGCACACTGTCCAGAGCTGGTCACTCTCAACTTACAGACGTGTTCG CAGATCACAGACGAAGGTCTCATTACTATATGCCGGGGCTGTCACCATCTGCAGTCGCTGTGTGTCTCAGGTTGTGCCAACATCACAGACGCCATCCTCCATGCCTTGGGACTGAACTGCCCGCGCCTCAG AATATTAGAGGTGGCTCGCTGCTCTCAGCTCACAGATGTGGGCTTCACTACACTAGCAAGG AATTGTCATGAGCTGGAAAAAATGGACCTGGAAGagtgtgtgcag ATCACGGACGGCACACTTATCCAGTTGTCCATCCACTGCCCTCGTCTGCAAGTTCTG agcctgTCTCACTGTGAGCTGATTACTGACGATGGCATCAGACATCTGGGAAGCGGGCCCTGTGCCCACGACCGGCTGGAGGTGATCGAGCTGGACAACTGCCCCCTGATCACGGACGCCTCGCTGGAGCACCTGAAGACCTGCCACAGCCTGGACCGCATCGAGCTCTACGACTGCCAGCAGATCACCCGCGCAGGCATTAAGAGACTAAGG acCCATCTACCTAACATCAAAGTGCACGCGTATTTCGCCCCCGTCACCCCACCCCCCTCGGTTGGGGGGAGTCGCCAGAGATTCTGTCGCTGCTGTATCCTGCTATGA